The window CCCCGTCGTGGGTTCATCGCCATCTACCGACCGCCCCCCTATAAACTCCCATCAAACCCGATCAAAGCTTCGGGAGCGCGCCCTCAGGAGCCCGTGGCTCGCCGGATCTCCTCGTAGTTTTAGGGGGTTAGGAGATTCGTCCGGCTATTGTCCGCGCCCGGGAAGGCAACGGGATGGCGTGGGATCAAACCCGCGCCACCGGCACGTCGCTGCCCAGAGCGTAGCCATCGTCGAGGGTGCGGATCAGCGCCTCGAGCCCCAGCTTGCGCAACGTCGAGAGCGCCACCCGCAAGCGCTGCGTGGCCGCGGCCTCCAGGATCCGCTCGCCCGGCCAGCCCGCTTCAATCAGCTCGACGCGGGTGCAGCCCTCACTCCGCTCTCGGGCCTCTGCGAGCGCAGCCAGAATCGCCCCCAGGGACTTCCGCTTGCCCAGCGTCACTTGTCTACCACCGGGAGCGCGAAACCAGGCACCGTCCCGCGCTACCAGCCAGCAATCTGGCTCCGAGCGCAGAGACTGGGACTGGCGACGCGAGGCGCAACGCTCGAGAACTCGCAGCTCCAGCTCACGCAAGCTGCGCTCGGCAGCAAACGGACTCGGCCCGCCGCGAGCCAGTGCTGTGGCCAGATCACCCAAGTCCGAGCGCCCCGTGCGCTGAGCTTGCTCTCGAACCTGGCCGAACCAGCCGAGAGCGCGGGACTCCGCGCGGGCCTCGCGTTCCAGCTGAGCCAGATGGAGCGCGCCAAAACACCACTCACGGCACCCTTGGGTAAGCCCGCCCAACGCGGTCTCCAGCTCGACGAACGCCGCGCCACCATTGCCTTGTTCGCGTAGTGTCACGCCGAGATGGTAGCGCGCGAGGGCCGCGAACTTCGGCAAGCCTCGCCGCAGGAAGCCTTCCGATACCTCGCGGAAACTTGCTTCCGCTACAGCGAGGCGCTGAGCGTCTAGCGCCTCCCTGCCACGCAGGAAGCAGAGCCTCAGCTCGAGCCCGGTTACGAACTCTTGGGAGAGCGCGGCACCCCGAGGCACGGCCTCCAACGCTCCCGCGGCCTGCCCCAGGTGCTTGGAGGTCGCTGCTTGGTCGCGAAGCTCGATCGCGACATCGGCGAGTAAGAGCTCCGCTGCCGCTCGGCAGAGTAGATCGCGCTGGGCGCTCCCTGTCGCTCGAGCCAGACAGCGTTCGGCCTGCACCCGCGCGCTGTCTAGGTCCCGGAGTGCCAGGTACCCCTCCGCCAACTCGAAGGAGCGCCACGGGTCGCTACCGGGACCAACCAGATCCCGTGCGCGCTCGAGCGCATTCTGCGCGTCCTTGTCGTGCCCTATTTCCGCGAGGCTCCGAGACAAGCTGAGCAACGCGAGGAGCTCGAGCTCCGCTTGTCCCGCGCGCCGCGCGAAGTCCAGCGCACGCACCAGAAGCGCCGAAGCGCCTTGGGCGTCACCGCGAGCGCGCTGCGCTTTCGCCTGCAGTACCATCGCCTCACAGATGAGCGGTAGGGCTGCGCCGCTCGAGTGCGAGCGCTCGATGACCTTGGCGAGGACTCGCTCCAAGCTGGGACTGATCGTGCTTCCAAGTTCGAGCGGAGCTGCAAACCCACGAGATATCACGCGCAGCGCGGCATCGGCGAAGCGGGTGGAGAGCTGAGGTGCGTTGGTCGCTCGCTCGAGGACAGCCTCGAGGTTCTCGAGCGGCGTCTCGACCTCGCCGAGAGCGTAGTACTCCGCCCACCCCAGCTCGATGAGCTGTGCTCGCGGAGCGGCGATGCGACTGAGCACGAAGCGTCGCAGGGGCGGCGAGAGGAGTAGCCGCTCGGCGTCCCGCAAGAGCCACGCGCGGCGACGGAGCGCGCTGCTCAGCTCCAGACAGTCGTTACCTCGCGGCAACTCATCTTGGCCCCCCAACAACTCGAGCGCCGCCTCGAGTTCTGCGAGGCTCGCACCTCGCGGTGGCCACGCGATGACCATCAGCAACGCTTGTAGCGGCGCGTCGAGCCCTTGCCACGCCGAGAGTAGCGCTGCGTCGAGCGAGCTATGACGCCCCGCACCCTTCGCCTGCGTCAGCTGCATGCCCTGAGAACGGATGCGGTGCAGCAACGCAGGCACGGGCAGCACATCGAGCCGGGACGCCGCGAGCTCCAGGGCTAGCGGTAAGCCTCCCAATTCGTGACACAGCTGAAGCACGAAGGGGGCCTGCGCCGCCGGCAGCTCCGCACCGAAGCGCGCTGCGAACCGGGCGAAGAGCGCCGGCGCGGCTTCCTCATCCAACGGCAATACCTCCACCGCGACAGCACCTTCCACACGCTGCAGCAACGCATCGGGGCGGGCACGCAGCGTTACGACAACTCGCAGATCCGGAACAGCCTCCAGGAGCCCAGGAAGCACCTCTTCAAGCCACTCCCCCAGGTCATCCGCGTCGTCGAGCAGAAGCCCGAGCGGAGCCTCGCTGTTGAGCAGCTCCCGCAAGGCAAGCAGCGAGTCGCCCCCGGCTGAACTCCCGGGAGAGACCGCTCGGACCACCTGGCGGGCCACGTCGAGCGCGGCGCCCGCAGCCCCCAGGGGAACGGAGGTCCACTCCGTCTCACTTTCGCGCGGAAACAACTGGTGCGCCAGAAACGTCTTCCCAACGCCGGGTAGCCCCCACAGCACGAGCAACCGCCAGTCAGCGTCCAGGCAGCTGAGCACCGCCGCTCGCTCGCTCTCTGAGCTGATCATTGCCACCGCCTTAGGAAGCTCACACCCGCAGGTTCGTGGATCGGCCGCGCCTTTTCAATACTCCCCGGCGCTGGCTGACGAGCCGCGAGCACCAGGCTCTCAGGCTGTGCGCAGCGCCTCGTCCGTCGCTCCAACGCTCCCGAGGGCAACTGAGAGCTCCTCCACGCTGTTGAAGCGATCGGCGGGTTGCTTCGCAAGTCCACGGGAGAGCACCTCGTCCAGTCCAGCCGGGCAGTCGCTGCCAAGCAAGGCGCTGGCGGGCGCCGCGGGCTCCGTGAGCAGCCGCGCGTACACGCTCGCGAGGGTCTGGTCCATGAAGGGAGGCGCACCTGTCGCCATCTCGTAGATCACGGCGCACAAACCATAGATGTCGCTCCGCTGATCCACCGCCTCGCCCCGCGCCTGCTCCGGCGACATGTACATCGGAGTGCCCACTGCAGCGCCCGTCGCTGTGATCCGCGAGGTAACGGCATCGTCCACCGGTTTGGCCAGGCCAAAGTCCAGGATCACCGCTCGCTCCAAGCCTTCTGCCTCGCGGCGCACGAAGACGTTCGCTGGCTTCAGGTCGCGATGCACCAGCCTTTGGGCGTGCGCGGCGGCGAGCGCCGAAGCCAAGTCCAGCGCGAAGCGCCGAGTGTCTTCCCAGCTGAGCTTGCCAACGCGCTGCAGACGCGCCTCGAGCGTCTCACCCTCGAGGTGGTCCATCACCATGAACAGCGTACCGTCCGCAGCGCGATCGAAGTCATGCACCGCCACGATGCCCGGATGGCCGATGCGATTGACCGCCAGTGCTTCACGTTCGAAGCGGCGCTGCGCGTCTTCGCTGACGCGCAGATCGCGGCGAATCGTCTTCACCGCGTAGCGGCGCCCCGTACGCAGGTGCGTCGCCGAGTAGACGTCGCCCATCGCTCCCGCGCCGATCAAGGCCTCCATGCGATAGGTGCCACCAAGCAGCGCACCCACCATGCTGCCCCCTGGGTCAGGCTGCTGAAGCTGCGCCTGGTACTGCGCCAGCACGTCGTTTCCGAGCACGTGCTTCCGTGGCCCGATCCCGCTGCTGTCCTCACCGGGTATCGACAGGTCCTCATCGGACTCGGGAGCCTCGTGTCCAACCAGCCACAGCTCCGACTGGTCCATATCGGTGATGAAGCCGTAGGTCGCACCCTGGAGCGCCAGGGACGTCACGCGCTTGCCCGGGAGACCGAGCAGGCGGGCGGCGCTCACGAGACTTGCTCCGGGGTTTTGCTCTGCGATGGCGATGAGGCGCTCGTACTGACCAGCACGCGACCAGTTCGCGATCCCCCGCCAGAGCATGAAGCCGGTGACCGACAGCGGGAGCAAACCGAACACGAACAGAATCGTCGCGACGGCGCGGTCCTCCCACGGATTGCTTTGCTCGCCCCAGACGAACATCAGCATCGCAAGCAACACCCAGAAGCTCGAGAACACAACGCCGGGTACGCCGAGGCCGATGAGCCACAGCGCGCGACGCCTCAACGAGCGGCGAACCGGGTGAAAGCGCTCCAAGCTGATGCGCACGATTGGACGCTAGCATGCCGCGCGGCGGGCTCTGAGGCCCGGAATGCCTACGCGCCCATCGCTCAGGTTTGCGCCAAGGACTGGCCCGTTGGCCCGGAAAATGCGGCTACCGCGTGGCAGCCCTAACTGGTCGGATTCATGTGCACTTCAGCGCCCTGTTGGCACCCCATGCGCATCCCAGTTCGCATCCAGAAACACCCGTGAACTGGTTTGACCAACTCGCGTCTTCATTCATCGAGGGCGCGCGGAACGAGGGTCGCGAGACGCGCGAGCCACCAAGTGCTGAGCCGCGGTGGCGTCTCGTCCCCAGTGCTGGTGCACGTAGCTAGCGAATAGTTGCCTCGAAACGAACCCCTCCGCCCCGAGATCATCTCCCCGCGGAGACACTAGCCGCCCAACGCTACGCACAACGCCGCCGGGCTCTCGCCCCCACTCGAGGGTGGAGTGACGGAACTGGTGCCCCCGAAGCTTCGTCCCGGGTGGCCCCAAGAGGCATGGCTCGGCGAGTTCAAGCTCACAGTAGCCAATCGCCTGCAGGCGCTCACACATCGATACCTTGGCTGGCAATAGACCGAGCAGCGCGTGTTCGGCTCCTGCTGCATCGCGGAGTAGGTTGCAGCAGTACATCAGGCCACCGCACTCGGCGTAGATCGGTTTATCCGCGTAGAAATGTCCCCGCAAGGCAGCCAGCATCCGCGTGTTGGCTGCGAGGCGCGCGCCGTGGAGCTCCGGATAGCCACCACCAAGGTACACCGCGTCGACCTCCGGCAGCTCACCCTCTAGCGGGGAAAACTCGACCAGGCGCGCCCCCATCTCTCCGAGGCGTCGCAGGTTCTCCGGGTAGTAGAAGCTGAACGCAGCGTCCCGCGCCACTCCAACCCGGCAGCTCGCTGGCTTTGCGCTTGCTCCACGTTGCTCCTCTCCCCCCGATCCCCCGCTGACGGAGACTCCAGCTAGTTTGGGGGTGAGGCGCGCTGCTCGAGCATCGAGCCACTCATCAAAGCGCAGATCAGCTTGCACCGCGTCCGCCCAGGCATCGACCCGCGCTACCGTTTCCTCAAGAAAACGAACATCCGCAGCTCCCTCGAAGTCCGCCGTCAGCCCCAGGTGCCGCTCGGGCAGCTCGAGCTCCGGTCGCCCCACGACCCCACCCAAAAGCTCCACCGGCAAATCGAGCTGCCGCAGGAGCCCGGTGTGACCGGGGCCCCCAACCCGGTTCGCGATCACTCCGGCGAAGTCGAGCTCCGGCGCGAAGCTCACGTAGCCCCGAACCAGCGCCTCGAAGCTCCGCGCGACACCGCTCGCGTCAGCCACCAGCAGCACCGGCAGCCCAAGCCAGGCAGCGATCTCCGCGCTGGAGCCGGCGTTGCTGGTCGGCTCTGCACCGTCGAACAGGCCCATCATGCCCTCGACCAGCACCACGTCGGCACCTCGAGATTCCGCCAGGAAAGTGCGTTCGACGGCTTCCCGGCCCATCAGCCACGCATCCAGGCTGTGGCACTCGACGCCAATCGCCCTGAGTTGCTTCGGGTCCAGATAGTCTGGCCCCACCTTGAAGCAGCGCACCACCAGGCCGCGGCGCTGACACAAGCGCGCCAGCGCCAGACACAGCGTCGTCTTGCCGACCCCGGAGTGGGTGCCGGCAAGCATGAACGCGGGCGGCATCAGTTCGGCTGCAGGCAGCAGAGCGTCGCGGCGCCCGTCGGCTTGGCCTCACCGGTAGTGCCGGGAGCGGAAGCCGGGCAAGATCCCTGGGGATCCGTGTTGTGACGGAGATAGCCGCTCGAAACCGTGAGCGCGGTACTACACTCTCCGGGGCTCACCCTTTTATGGAGGAATGGGATGGGGTTACAGCTATCCACCAACACCACCTCGGAGTTGCACGTGCCGCTCGCCGAACCACAGGTGCAAGCGGTGCAGCTGCGGTTGTCATTGAAGCCGCTGTAGGTCGTCACCTTGACCGAGTACGGTCCTGCGGGGCAGGCCACGTCTCCGGACTGAATCACGCACGCGGCTTGGAAAGAAGTGCCCAGCTTCGGCGTACACACCGCACCCCCGTTGCAGGTTCCGCCGGGATCCGCCATGTCACAGGCGACGACCTCATTGCGGAAGCCAGACTGATCGATCGTCGTGTTGGACGCCCGCGGTTGGCAGCCGGTGGCCGTGTAGGCCGGGGTGTTCGTGAAGTACAAGCGTCGGTTGTTCAGGTTGGTGGCCGAGGTACACGCCCCCGGCGCGACGCTATAGCCCGCCCCGGCTAGACACAGGAGGCACGCACCGCTGGCGCTATTGGGGCAGATACCGGCGGATCCGCAGGCTTCACCCGTTGGCGGATCGCAAGCGCACGCGCAGTGATCCTGTCCAACCTCGAAGTCAGACTTTGCGCTGAGCGCCGTGCCCGCGAAATCACCCACGCACGCCGGCGGTGCGTTGCCCTCATACATCGCGACGGGGCCAGACCAGCCATTCGGCGCTGGGGGCAGGCAGTCGCCGGCGCAAGTCGCCGACGTCCCCGCGCTGCCACCAATCCCCGCGGAACCACCTGTGGCGCCACCGGCTCCAGTGCCCGCATCCCCCGCTGAGCCAGCGCTCGAGCCTCCCGCCGCGCTGCCGCCAGAGCTAGTCGAGCCGGAGCTTCCGCCGGAACTCGTCGAGCCGGCGTTGCCACCAGAGCTGGTCGAGCCAGCACTTCCACCCGCAGAGCTCCCGCCGGAGTCCACGCCGGTCTCTCGCTCCTCGGCCGAGCAGCCCAACGCCAACATCCCGATCACCCCGCAAGCCACGACGATTCGCATGGCAGGAGTCTAGACCGCACGGGCGCGTCGCCCAAGTCGCGTCAACGAAGAAGCCCCCGATGGTGGCGCTCGGCCACGCTGTCGGGGGCTCTTGGACTTTCGTCACTTTGCGCGGGTTTCCGCGCCTGGAAACAGCTCAGAACTTCACGGCAACGGAAGTGCTTCCGCCACCCTTCACGTTCACGCTGCGCACCTGACGGCCCTCGGCGCCAATGAACACGATGGTGTGGGAACCCGCCGCGACACGCACCGTCTTCGGTGCCATGCCGATCGGCTTGCCGTCGACCACCACGTTGACCGGGGGGATCGAGGAGATGTTGATCATCCCCTTGTCGCTGGCCGCCGCGCTGTCCTTCGCCTCTTCCTTGTCCTTCGCGGGGGCGTCTTCTTTCGCGGCGACCTTGCTGCCAGTGGGCGCCTTGGCGGCGCCGGACGAGCTCGAAGGTGCCTTGTCGTCGTCCGCCTTGGTTTCTTCTGCGGGCTTCTTCTTGCCCAGGTCTTCTAGACTCAGGGCCTCGTCCTTGGGCTTTTCCGCAGGGCTATCAGCCTTGACGGCTGTCGCGCCATCCTTGGAAGGAACCAGATCAACGCGCTGGTCGGTGGTCGCGCCGCCCTTCACGCTGATGGAGATCGCGGCAGAGCTCTCGTAACCCGGCGCCATGACCTTGAGGAAGTGCTCCCCCTCGGTCAGGCCGTCCACCTTGCAAGGTGACGCTTCGCAGCGCTTGCTGCCGTCAACGAAGAGCTCGAACTTGTCGATCGCGGAGCCACCGGGCCCCGCGACGCTGGCGAGCAGGGTGCCGTCCTTCGCGCCGAAGCCGGCGACGCCTGCTTGCTTCGCGGCCAGGCCACCAACGGCCAGCACGAGCACGGCCGCGGCAGCGACCAGCAACTTGCTGGCTCCACCCTTCGCCTGCTGGGGCGGCGGCGGAGGCTGAGACATCGAGGTGGGCGGTGCGCTGTGCAGCATGTCCCGCGGCACGCTCGCCACCTGGGGGATCTCTGCAACGTGCTGAGACTGAACCGACGGGGGCGGAACCATCGACGACTCGCTGCGCGCACTCGCAGGCGGCGGCACGTGTGCCACCGGGCGCGCTGAAGGGGGCGCGGAAGCGCTGCTGGTCATCGCGCGGACGATCGCCACATCGGGCAGTTTCACCGTTGGCGTGCCGTCAACCGGAGCGCGCACCGGGGTCGCGTCGTCACCGTTGTCCTCCAGGTACTCAGCCTGAGCGATCACTGCTGCCTTCGACGGCGGAGGCGGCGGCGCTGATATGCGGGCGGAGGGCGGCGCCGGGACGGCGCTGGTCGGCGGTGCCGGGATGCGGCTCGGAGGCGGCGGAGGCACCGGGCTCATCGCGTGGACGCCGCTCGAAGAGGGCATGGAGGGACGCGCCGAGCCGACTAGGCTGGCGGCCGCCGAGACCTGGCTCTTTGGCCCGCTGGACGGCGGAGCGAAGCCGCCGCGCTTGCTCTTGGTAGGCAGATCCGCGAACAGCTCTCCGGAAGACTCTTCATTTTCCACAGTGGAAAGATTGCTGTCTGAGCTGGACATATCGAATAACCTCCAAAAAAAGCGCTAGATGGGCACTAATGGGGCGCGTCGCGGCGAGAAACACGCTTTGAGGGTGCGTACTCCCGGCGCTGAGCACGCTGGATTGTATTTCAAACCTAAAGGACTTCCATGGGCCAAATGCGGCCGTCCGGCTGGTTTGTTACGATTGAAGAAAATTCCAGCAACACTACTCGCTGAGAATTGCGCCTACAGCAGGCTTTTTGCTACTTCTGCTCGACCACTGAACCCGTGAGCATCCCGAAAAAAAACGACCGTTTGCTACCGAGCTTGAAGGTCTAAACGGGGCCCCGTTTCGGCGAAGTTTCAGGCAATTCGCAGCACGAGCACCGTCGCGCGAAGGCTCGGGCGCCGACGCGACGCTAGTTTCCCGCCAGAAGGCCGCTTCGCGCAACTTCAAAGCCCAAGCGGCGCGTTTCGATAGTCAAAAGGCTACCGGTCGCGCGTTCGTCCTGGAGCCACTCGCTTCAGCGCGCGGAAGCGCCAAAGCGAGCTGTGTATTTCCCTAGGGATCTATCTCGGTACTGAGCCCTGCTGGCGTTGCTCAGATGCTGTTGTCGAACTCGGTGCAGTCCATCGTCTGATAGCCGCTCGGGAGCGTCGCGGGGTCGAACGACGGCGTCTTCCCCTCGGCGCAGCCGAGCTGGCAATCGCTCAGTTCGAAGCCGCTGCTCAACTGGTAGCGGCAGTCCCCTTCATCGAATCCAGGGGTCGCCTGGCAGGATGCGCACTTGATACAGAACGCCGTGCAGAGCTGCGGGTCCCAGCCCTGGCTCGTGCCTCCGGTACCGCCGCTTCCACTCGCGTTGGTGCCGTAGCCGGTGGGGTCCTGAGTGACGACCCACTCGTCGATGATCTGGCCCTTCACGGTCCGATACTCGCCCCGCGCCTTGCGGGGATCGCCGTCGACCCCGAACTCCATGATCACGACGCCCGCTGCATCACCGATGTTTGCAGAGGCGGTGC is drawn from Polyangiaceae bacterium and contains these coding sequences:
- a CDS encoding cobyrinate a,c-diamide synthase, producing MPPAFMLAGTHSGVGKTTLCLALARLCQRRGLVVRCFKVGPDYLDPKQLRAIGVECHSLDAWLMGREAVERTFLAESRGADVVLVEGMMGLFDGAEPTSNAGSSAEIAAWLGLPVLLVADASGVARSFEALVRGYVSFAPELDFAGVIANRVGGPGHTGLLRQLDLPVELLGGVVGRPELELPERHLGLTADFEGAADVRFLEETVARVDAWADAVQADLRFDEWLDARAARLTPKLAGVSVSGGSGGEEQRGASAKPASCRVGVARDAAFSFYYPENLRRLGEMGARLVEFSPLEGELPEVDAVYLGGGYPELHGARLAANTRMLAALRGHFYADKPIYAECGGLMYCCNLLRDAAGAEHALLGLLPAKVSMCERLQAIGYCELELAEPCLLGPPGTKLRGHQFRHSTLEWGREPGGVVRSVGRLVSPRGDDLGAEGFVSRQLFASYVHQHWGRDATAAQHLVARASRDPRSARPR
- a CDS encoding protein kinase, whose product is MRISLERFHPVRRSLRRRALWLIGLGVPGVVFSSFWVLLAMLMFVWGEQSNPWEDRAVATILFVFGLLPLSVTGFMLWRGIANWSRAGQYERLIAIAEQNPGASLVSAARLLGLPGKRVTSLALQGATYGFITDMDQSELWLVGHEAPESDEDLSIPGEDSSGIGPRKHVLGNDVLAQYQAQLQQPDPGGSMVGALLGGTYRMEALIGAGAMGDVYSATHLRTGRRYAVKTIRRDLRVSEDAQRRFEREALAVNRIGHPGIVAVHDFDRAADGTLFMVMDHLEGETLEARLQRVGKLSWEDTRRFALDLASALAAAHAQRLVHRDLKPANVFVRREAEGLERAVILDFGLAKPVDDAVTSRITATGAAVGTPMYMSPEQARGEAVDQRSDIYGLCAVIYEMATGAPPFMDQTLASVYARLLTEPAAPASALLGSDCPAGLDEVLSRGLAKQPADRFNSVEELSVALGSVGATDEALRTA